A window of Chaetodon auriga isolate fChaAug3 chromosome 2, fChaAug3.hap1, whole genome shotgun sequence contains these coding sequences:
- the dusp7 gene encoding dual specificity protein phosphatase 7: MRINHLWRGSVIVTMMMMASKSVEWLQEELESGASSLLLLDCRPHELYESSHIESAINLAIPGLMLRRLKKGNLPIRSIIPNNEDKEKFVKRCKTDVVVLYDEATPERQESGLGSSVLGLLLQKLRDDGCKAFYLEGGFNKFQSEYPEHCETNLDCSCPSSSPPASVLGLGGLRISSDCSDGESDREPGSATESEGSPLPNNQPAFPVQILPYLYLGCAKDSTNLDVLSKYNIKYILNVTPNLPNMFEHEGDFKYKQIPISDHWSQNLSQFFPEAISFIDEARSKKCGILVHCLAGISRSVTVTVAYLMQKLNLSLNDAYDFVKRKKSNISPNFNFMGQLLDFERTLGLNSPCDNRSTSPTHDQLFFTTPTNHNVFQLDTLEST; this comes from the exons ATGAGAATTAATCATCTGTGGAGAGGCTCTGTGATCGTGactatgatgatgatggcgaGTAAGAGCGTGGagtggctgcaggaggagctggagtcCGGGGCcagctccctgctgctgctggactgcagaCCCCATGAGCTGTACGAGTCCTCGCACATCGAGTCGGCCATCAACCTGGCCATCCCGGGCCTCATGCTCCGGAGGCTGAAGAAGGGCAACCTCCCCATCCGCTCCATCATCCCCAACAACGAGGACAAGGAGAAATTTGTCAAGCGGTGCAAGACGGACGTGGTGGTCCTGTACGACGAGGCGACCCCGGAGCGGCAGGAGTCCGGGCTGGGGAGCTCCGTGCTGGGGCTGCTCCTACAGAAACTGCGGGACGACGGGTGCAAGGCTTTCTATCTGGAGG GGGGCTTCAACAAGTTCCAGTCGGAGTACCCCGAGCACTGCGAGACCAATCTGGACTGCTCCTGTCCCAGCAGCTCCCCGCCAGCCTCCGTCCTCGGCCTGGGAGGTCTCCGCATCAGCTCCGACTGCTCGGACGGGGAATCTGACCGCGAGCCGGGCAGCGCCACAGAGTCGGAGGGCAGCCCACTCCCCAACAACCAGCCAGCGTTTCCCGTCCAGATCCTGCCGTACCTTTACCTGGGCTGTGCCAAAGACTCCACCAACCTGGATGTTCTCAGCAAGTACAACATCAAGTACATCCTCAACGTGACACCCAACCTGCCCAACATGTTCGAGCACGAAGGGGACTTCAAGTACAAACAGATCCCCATCTCCGATCACTGGAGCCAGAACCTCTCTCAGTTTTTCCCCGAGGCCATTTCATTCATTG acgaGGCGCGCTCCAAAAAGTGCGGCATCCTGGTGCACTGTCTGGCCGGGATCAGCCGCTCGGTGACCGTCACGGTGGCCTACCTGATGCAGAAGCTCAACCTGTCGCTCAACGACGCGTACGACTTCGTCAAGCGGAAAAAGTCCAACATTTCCCCCAACTTCAACTTCATGGGCCAGCTCCTGGACTTTGAGCGGACGCTGGGCCTCAACAGCCCCTGCGACAACCGCTCGACCTCCCCGACGCACGACCAGCTCTTCTTCACCACCCCGACCAATCACAACGTGTTTCAGCTGGACACGCTGGAGTCCACATGA